The following proteins are co-located in the Rippkaea orientalis PCC 8801 genome:
- the coaD gene encoding pantetheine-phosphate adenylyltransferase codes for MIAIYPGSFDPITLGHLDIIERGGMLFERVIVAVLCNTSKKPVFSVEKRVEQIRECTQHLLNVEVDSFTGLTVEYAKLHKAGVLLRGLRVLSDFEKELQMAHTNKTLSEAIETVFLATTTEYSFLSSSTVKEIAQFGGEISHLVPENVARDLYVYYSKPNQ; via the coding sequence GTGATTGCCATTTATCCAGGTAGTTTTGATCCCATTACCCTCGGTCATCTTGATATCATCGAACGGGGGGGAATGTTGTTTGAGCGCGTTATTGTTGCTGTTTTGTGCAATACTAGCAAAAAACCGGTATTTTCAGTAGAAAAGCGCGTTGAACAAATCCGTGAGTGTACCCAACATCTGCTCAATGTGGAGGTTGATAGTTTCACCGGGTTGACGGTTGAGTATGCTAAATTACACAAAGCAGGAGTCTTACTCAGGGGGTTGCGGGTGTTATCCGACTTCGAGAAAGAACTCCAGATGGCTCACACCAATAAAACCCTCTCAGAAGCAATTGAAACCGTGTTCTTGGCGACAACGACAGAATATAGCTTTTTGAGTAGTAGTACCGTGAAAGAAATCGCCCAATTTGGCGGAGAAATCTCGCATTTGGTTCCTGAAAATGTAGCCAGAGATCTCTATGTATACTACAGTAAACCTAATCAATAA
- a CDS encoding BrnT family toxin → MILLGQLDGIILYVVYTWRGSACRLISARRANERERRKYDQSFPQ, encoded by the coding sequence ATCATTTTATTAGGTCAGTTAGACGGTATTATTCTGTATGTTGTCTATACATGGCGAGGTTCAGCTTGTCGGTTGATTAGTGCTAGGAGGGCTAACGAACGTGAAAGAAGAAAATATGATCAGAGTTTCCCGCAATGA
- the ftsH2 gene encoding ATP-dependent zinc metalloprotease FtsH2 → MKISWKTLLLWSLPLLVVGFFLWQGTFSPSVANMGDNTANTRMTYGRFLEYLDSGRILSVDLYEGGRTAIVKAVDPELEERVQRSRVDLPLNSPDLIAKLRASNVTLESHPIRNEGALWGFLGNLLFPILLIGALFFLFRRSNNLPGGPGQAMNFGKSRARFQMEAKTDIMFDDVAGIDEAKEELQEVVTFLKQPERFTAVGARIPKGVLLVGPPGTGKTLLAKAIAGEAGVPFFSISGSEFVEMFVGVGASRVRDLFKKAKENAPCLIFIDEIDAVGRQRGAGIGGGNDEREQTLNQLLTEMDGFEGNTGIIIIAATNRPDVLDSALMRPGRFDRQVIVDAPDFKGRIEILEVHARNKKLDPDVSIEAIARRTPGFSGADLANLLNEAAILTARRRKPAITLLEIDDAVDRVVAGMEGTPLVDSKSKRLIAYHEVGHAIVGTLLKDHDPVQKVTLIPRGQAQGLTWFTPDEEQGLTTKAQLMARIAGALGGRAAEEEVFGYDEVTTGAGGDLQQVSEMARQMVTRFGMSELGPLSLESSSGEVFLGGGLMNRSEYSEQVAMRIDQQVRTLAEQGHQLARKIVRDNREVIDRLVELLIEKETIDGQEFRQIVAEYTQVPEKEQFVPQL, encoded by the coding sequence ATGAAAATTTCTTGGAAAACCCTATTACTCTGGAGTCTGCCCTTGTTGGTGGTGGGCTTTTTCCTGTGGCAAGGCACATTTTCCCCCTCTGTCGCCAATATGGGGGACAATACCGCCAATACTCGCATGACCTACGGACGATTCTTAGAATACCTGGACTCAGGACGGATTCTTAGCGTCGATCTTTATGAAGGCGGACGGACTGCTATTGTTAAAGCGGTTGATCCCGAATTGGAAGAACGAGTTCAGCGATCGCGCGTCGATTTACCCCTTAATTCCCCCGATTTAATCGCTAAATTGCGCGCATCTAACGTTACTCTAGAATCCCACCCCATCCGCAACGAAGGAGCTTTATGGGGCTTTTTAGGCAATCTTCTCTTCCCCATTCTCTTAATTGGGGCTTTATTCTTTCTCTTTCGTCGTTCTAACAATTTACCCGGCGGTCCTGGCCAAGCCATGAATTTCGGCAAATCTCGCGCCCGTTTCCAAATGGAAGCCAAAACCGACATCATGTTCGACGACGTAGCAGGGATTGACGAAGCCAAAGAAGAATTACAAGAAGTTGTAACCTTTCTCAAACAACCCGAACGCTTTACCGCCGTTGGTGCTCGCATTCCCAAGGGAGTCCTATTAGTAGGACCTCCAGGGACCGGTAAAACTCTCTTAGCGAAAGCGATCGCCGGAGAAGCCGGAGTACCTTTCTTTAGCATTTCTGGTTCCGAATTTGTCGAGATGTTCGTCGGGGTCGGTGCATCCCGTGTCCGCGATTTATTTAAGAAAGCCAAGGAAAATGCCCCTTGTTTAATCTTTATCGATGAAATTGACGCAGTAGGTCGTCAACGGGGAGCCGGGATCGGCGGTGGTAACGATGAACGGGAGCAAACCCTGAACCAATTGTTAACGGAAATGGACGGTTTTGAAGGCAATACAGGGATTATTATTATTGCTGCCACTAACCGCCCCGATGTTCTTGACTCGGCGTTGATGCGTCCAGGGCGTTTTGACCGTCAAGTGATTGTCGATGCCCCTGACTTCAAAGGACGGATCGAAATCCTAGAAGTTCACGCGCGTAATAAAAAACTCGATCCCGATGTGTCTATTGAGGCGATCGCCCGACGTACCCCTGGCTTTAGTGGGGCAGATTTAGCTAATTTACTCAACGAAGCAGCTATTTTAACCGCCCGTCGGCGAAAACCTGCCATTACCTTATTAGAGATTGATGATGCAGTAGATCGCGTCGTTGCCGGGATGGAGGGGACTCCTCTGGTTGATAGCAAGAGTAAGCGGTTAATTGCTTACCATGAGGTCGGCCATGCGATCGTCGGAACCCTTTTAAAAGACCATGATCCCGTACAGAAAGTGACCCTCATTCCCCGTGGACAAGCGCAAGGGTTGACCTGGTTTACCCCCGATGAGGAACAAGGGTTAACCACTAAAGCGCAGTTAATGGCGCGTATTGCAGGGGCTTTAGGCGGTCGTGCAGCCGAAGAAGAGGTCTTTGGCTATGATGAGGTGACGACGGGTGCTGGTGGCGATTTACAGCAGGTTTCCGAGATGGCACGCCAGATGGTGACTCGCTTTGGTATGAGTGAGTTGGGTCCGTTATCTTTGGAAAGTTCCTCTGGGGAAGTGTTCCTAGGGGGTGGGTTGATGAATCGTTCGGAATATTCTGAACAAGTGGCGATGCGAATTGATCAGCAAGTTCGTACGTTAGCAGAACAGGGTCATCAATTAGCGCGTAAAATTGTGCGGGATAACCGAGAAGTGATCGATCGCTTGGTGGAATTGTTAATTGAAAAAGAAACCATTGATGGTCAAGAATTTCGTCAAATTGTGGCGGAGTATACTCAGGTTCCTGAGAAGGAACAATTTGTCCCTCAATTGTAA